The sequence GGAAGACCAAGTGCTGCCTCGACCATTCCCGATTCACCATTCCCTATTCCCGGCTATACGGCGGCCGCGCCGCTGACGATTTCCGAAATTTCCTGGGTGATCGCCGCCTGACGCGCCTTGTTGTAGACCAGTTGCAAGGTGCCGATCATCTTGTTGGCGTTGTCGCTGGCGGCCTTCATCGCCACCATGCGCGCGGCATGTTCGGATGCCACGTTTTCCAGCACCGCCTGATACACCAGCGACTCGATGTAACGCGTCATCACGTGCTCCAGCACGGTCGCGGCATCGGGCTCGTACAGGTAATCCCAATCGTGGTGCGCCACCTTGTGCTCGGCAGCCGGCAGCGGCAGCAGCTGATCGAAGCTGGCCTTCTGGGTCATGGTGTTCACGAAGCGGTTGTAGACCAGATACACGCGGTCCACCTTGCCGTCGATATAGGCATCGATCATTACCTTGATCACACCGATCAGCTGCTCCACCTGCGGGCTGTCGCCCAGGTGAGTCACGCTGCCGACCATGTTGACCTTGATGCGACGGAAGAAGGCCGAGGCCTTCTGACCGATGGTCACCACGTCGATCTCGGCGCCCTTGTCCTGCCACGGGCGCACTTCGCCCAGCATCTTGCGGAACAGGTTGTTGTTCAGACCGCCGGCCAAGCCACGGTCAGAAGAGATCACGATGTAACCGACCCGCTTGACCTGCTCACGCTCGACCAGAAACGGATGCTGGAAATCGGTGCTGGCCTGCGCCAGATGCCCGATCACCTGCTTCATCGCCTGCGCATACGGACGCGAGGTCTTCATGCGCTCCTGCGCCTTGCGGATCTTGGAGGCCGAGACCATTTCGAGCGCGCGCGTCACCTTGCGGGTGTTCTGCACGCTCTTGATCTTGGTTTTGATTTCGCGTCCGCCTGCCATTGCTCGCTCGCTTCGCTCGTGG comes from Xanthomonas vesicatoria ATCC 35937 and encodes:
- the atpG gene encoding F0F1 ATP synthase subunit gamma, producing the protein MAGGREIKTKIKSVQNTRKVTRALEMVSASKIRKAQERMKTSRPYAQAMKQVIGHLAQASTDFQHPFLVEREQVKRVGYIVISSDRGLAGGLNNNLFRKMLGEVRPWQDKGAEIDVVTIGQKASAFFRRIKVNMVGSVTHLGDSPQVEQLIGVIKVMIDAYIDGKVDRVYLVYNRFVNTMTQKASFDQLLPLPAAEHKVAHHDWDYLYEPDAATVLEHVMTRYIESLVYQAVLENVASEHAARMVAMKAASDNANKMIGTLQLVYNKARQAAITQEISEIVSGAAAV